One Ignavibacteriales bacterium DNA segment encodes these proteins:
- the uvrB gene encoding excinuclease ABC subunit UvrB, translating into MKYKLVSKYKPTGDQPRAIKELTEGVERGDRYQTFLGVTGSGKTFSISNVIENVGKPVLVMSHNKTLAAQLYGEFKRFFPDNRVEFFISYYDYYQPEAYIPSSDTYIAKDLSINEEIDRLRLKATAAILEGRKDVIVISSVSCIYGIGAPEEYAEQVMVLKKGQRISRKKILNKLIDIHYVRNDYEFTRGTFRVRGDVIEVIPAYENDTGIRIELFDDEIEKISYINRDDGKVIGRDESVVLYPAKYFVTNEEKVDRAIGDIKMELAERINYFQSQEKFIEAQRIEQRTNFDIEMIKEVGYCTGIENYSRHMDGRPPGSRPACLFDYFPEDFLLVVDESHVTIPQIRGMYNGDRMRKKTLVEHGFRLPSALDNRPMTFEEWEGMVKQAIFVSATPGNYELDKTEGVIVEQIIRPTGLLDPEIQVRPVKNQIDDLINEIRQRSERGERVLVTTLTKRMSEDLTDYLLGIGIKVKYMHSEVDTLDRVDILRGLRLGDFDVLVGVNLLREGLDLPEVSLVAILDADKEGFLRSEKSLLQTAGRTARNVNGLVVMYADKVTESMDKVIRETARRRTIQEEYNIEHGIEPKTVYKTYEEIMSSTVVADSKGRYDKTMKSDPDRKSSLSILTAPVENKIGSHQRKELLDQLRKEMINAAKDLEFERAAELRDEIERLAGK; encoded by the coding sequence ATGAAATATAAATTAGTATCAAAATACAAACCTACCGGTGACCAGCCACGAGCTATAAAAGAACTTACAGAAGGTGTAGAAAGAGGGGACAGGTATCAGACCTTTCTCGGTGTTACGGGATCGGGTAAGACCTTTTCCATTTCTAATGTAATAGAGAACGTCGGCAAGCCTGTTCTTGTGATGTCTCACAATAAAACGCTCGCGGCTCAGCTCTATGGCGAATTTAAAAGGTTCTTTCCCGATAACAGGGTCGAGTTTTTCATTTCGTATTACGATTATTACCAGCCGGAAGCGTACATACCTTCCAGCGATACATACATTGCGAAAGATCTCTCTATAAACGAAGAAATAGACAGGCTCAGGCTCAAAGCGACTGCCGCGATACTGGAAGGCAGAAAAGATGTAATAGTAATCTCTTCCGTGAGCTGTATATACGGTATTGGAGCGCCCGAAGAGTATGCCGAGCAGGTGATGGTCCTGAAAAAAGGTCAGAGAATATCACGCAAAAAAATCCTCAACAAGCTCATAGATATTCATTACGTGAGAAATGATTACGAATTCACGCGCGGTACGTTTAGGGTGAGAGGGGATGTGATAGAAGTGATACCGGCTTACGAAAATGATACGGGCATTCGAATAGAACTTTTCGATGACGAGATAGAAAAAATATCATATATAAACCGTGACGATGGTAAGGTAATAGGAAGAGACGAAAGTGTGGTGCTGTACCCCGCAAAATATTTCGTGACAAATGAAGAAAAGGTAGACCGGGCGATAGGCGACATAAAGATGGAATTAGCCGAGAGGATAAACTATTTCCAATCGCAGGAGAAGTTCATAGAAGCGCAAAGAATAGAGCAGAGGACTAATTTCGACATAGAAATGATAAAGGAAGTTGGTTACTGCACGGGAATAGAAAACTACTCACGGCACATGGACGGACGTCCGCCGGGGTCAAGACCAGCTTGTTTATTCGATTATTTCCCGGAGGATTTTCTGCTTGTAGTCGATGAATCGCACGTGACCATTCCCCAGATAAGGGGAATGTATAACGGCGACAGGATGAGAAAGAAGACTCTCGTCGAGCACGGTTTCCGTCTGCCGTCCGCACTGGATAACAGGCCGATGACATTCGAGGAGTGGGAAGGAATGGTGAAGCAGGCGATATTCGTGAGCGCGACACCGGGGAACTATGAGCTGGATAAAACGGAAGGTGTTATCGTCGAACAGATAATACGCCCGACGGGACTACTGGATCCGGAAATACAGGTTCGCCCCGTCAAAAACCAGATAGACGACCTGATCAACGAGATAAGACAGAGAAGTGAGAGAGGAGAAAGGGTTCTTGTTACCACGCTTACAAAAAGAATGAGCGAAGACCTTACCGATTATTTATTAGGTATTGGAATAAAGGTTAAGTACATGCACTCGGAAGTAGATACGCTCGACAGGGTAGATATATTGAGAGGGCTAAGGCTGGGAGATTTCGACGTATTGGTAGGCGTTAACTTGCTTAGAGAAGGACTCGATCTGCCGGAAGTTTCACTGGTAGCAATACTCGACGCGGATAAGGAAGGATTCCTCCGTTCGGAGAAGTCACTTTTACAGACAGCGGGCAGAACGGCAAGGAATGTGAACGGACTGGTAGTTATGTATGCGGATAAAGTCACAGAATCTATGGATAAGGTGATAAGGGAAACCGCAAGAAGGAGAACTATACAGGAAGAATACAACATCGAACACGGTATCGAACCCAAGACGGTTTACAAAACTTATGAGGAGATAATGTCCTCGACTGTTGTAGCCGATTCGAAGGGAAGGTACGATAAGACAATGAAGAGCGACCCGGACAGG
- a CDS encoding tetratricopeptide repeat protein, which yields MYSAKNFHKSLAFVVILITFLFAKDGISQSDRYGMDFSTQWGWDDLTNVTINNAREMAPVLEDVRNSLTLIEARVLFRELSYLNNLSDLRNLSSAAVEDDSPYKTLWVEKIDQDFGSYNFSEDFAGLLEAAVKLMRLRNSMSELIPSFKEREYLPQPINAEFSNLRLDMNYSAIDDLIAFYESGGTQSDNADQIIRSQPYRMLFETRRTQDINSTKLSNNLKLSASPNPLYNLYKWLNPESFSGFGSISLYPTYYKKVINTLIQNQDNINKYVLERVGMYLPENFPLYAEAFFLVGSGEPAWFNENGALGISLEYFGDEYNYIVSYLIHEFYSLAEDNIQIPVYEFLLSGQDLKFMKLIRDVTRVGTSNYVGPIGTQNRPSDLLEKDFKIFNTTFNSLYNQGNLEQTDSLIRLGFEGVGPFYTMGTQMAYIIENTDGRKALIESIKMGPVYFFKNYIKAYEEYPDEIRKVFRFSNKIEEKIDKFSKIFNSDIMSEALLLKNLTATPSAMEDGINKYEKKFTNVNASLVNLIIAQLYLEAGEYEKARDYFFKGLGKTNIATSSEEIGKRFMIKKAYPQALEFFTLFIENFPNDPYAYEIRGECYYKFNDMENARKDFEKALEIEPELNVSRLYLEKIP from the coding sequence CCACTCAGTGGGGGTGGGATGACCTGACGAATGTAACAATCAATAATGCCCGCGAAATGGCTCCGGTACTTGAGGACGTCAGAAATAGTCTGACACTGATCGAAGCCAGGGTGCTTTTCCGAGAACTCTCATATCTAAATAATCTAAGTGACCTAAGAAACCTCTCTTCCGCGGCTGTCGAAGACGATTCGCCATACAAAACACTATGGGTAGAAAAAATTGATCAAGACTTTGGAAGTTATAATTTTTCCGAAGATTTTGCCGGCTTACTGGAAGCCGCGGTTAAGCTAATGAGATTGCGTAATAGTATGTCGGAATTGATCCCTTCTTTTAAAGAGAGGGAGTATTTGCCGCAGCCGATAAATGCCGAATTCAGCAATCTTCGCCTGGACATGAATTATTCCGCTATCGATGATCTGATCGCGTTTTATGAATCCGGAGGTACGCAGAGTGATAATGCCGACCAGATAATCAGGTCGCAACCTTACAGAATGTTGTTTGAAACTCGGAGAACACAGGACATAAACTCCACCAAGCTGAGCAATAACCTTAAATTGTCCGCTTCGCCAAACCCGTTATATAACTTATATAAATGGTTAAATCCGGAATCATTTTCCGGATTCGGAAGTATTTCACTCTACCCGACTTATTATAAGAAAGTGATTAACACCCTGATCCAAAACCAGGACAACATAAACAAGTATGTGCTCGAAAGGGTCGGCATGTATCTTCCCGAAAACTTCCCGCTATATGCGGAAGCATTTTTTCTTGTGGGAAGCGGGGAGCCTGCATGGTTTAACGAAAACGGCGCACTGGGTATCAGCCTGGAATATTTCGGTGATGAATATAATTACATAGTAAGTTACCTGATCCACGAGTTTTATTCACTTGCTGAAGACAACATACAGATCCCGGTTTACGAATTTCTGCTAAGCGGGCAGGATCTGAAATTCATGAAACTGATCCGTGACGTTACGCGGGTAGGAACTTCAAACTATGTCGGACCGATCGGAACTCAAAACCGTCCTTCCGATCTGCTGGAAAAGGACTTTAAAATATTTAATACAACGTTTAACAGTTTATATAACCAGGGTAACCTGGAGCAGACCGACAGCCTGATAAGACTTGGTTTTGAAGGAGTCGGACCTTTTTATACTATGGGAACGCAGATGGCATACATAATAGAAAACACAGACGGCAGGAAGGCTTTGATCGAATCAATTAAGATGGGACCGGTTTATTTTTTTAAGAACTATATCAAAGCATACGAGGAATATCCCGATGAAATAAGAAAAGTATTCAGATTTTCAAACAAGATAGAAGAGAAGATCGATAAGTTCTCAAAGATCTTCAACAGTGATATAATGAGCGAAGCGCTTCTGCTTAAGAATCTGACGGCCACACCATCTGCAATGGAGGATGGCATTAATAAATACGAGAAAAAATTTACGAACGTGAACGCTTCTCTGGTAAACCTTATCATTGCTCAGCTTTACCTGGAAGCAGGTGAATATGAAAAAGCGCGCGACTACTTTTTCAAAGGTCTTGGTAAAACCAACATCGCGACCTCCTCAGAAGAGATAGGCAAAAGGTTCATGATCAAGAAAGCGTACCCGCAAGCGCTGGAGTTTTTCACATTATTCATAGAAAATTTCCCTAACGATCCGTATGCTTATGAGATAAGAGGGGAGTGCTATTATAAATTCAATGATATGGAAAATGCCAGGAAAGATTTTGAAAAAGCTTTAGAAATCGAGCCGGAATTGAACGTTTCCCGCCTGTATCTGGAAAAAATCCCCTAA